One window of Opisthocomus hoazin isolate bOpiHoa1 chromosome 15, bOpiHoa1.hap1, whole genome shotgun sequence genomic DNA carries:
- the LOC142363301 gene encoding myosin-10-like, whose amino-acid sequence MQCGLFQMSGKILFPPFCLLEDQNSKFLKKMKLMEDRIAECTSHLAEEEKAKNLAKLKNKQEMMITDLEEGLKKEEKTRQELEKAKRKLDGETTDLQDQIAELQAQIEELKIQLAKKEEELQAALARGDEEAVEKNNALKVIRELQAQIAELQEDLESEKASRNKAEKQKRDLSEELEALKTEVEDTLDTTAAQQELRTKLEQEVAELKKAIEEETKNHEAQIQEIRQRHATALEELSEQLEEAKRFKANLEQNKQGLESNNKELACEVKVLQQVKAESEHKRKKLDAQVQELTARVTEGERVRVELAEKANKLQNELDNVSSLLEEAEKKGIKFAKDAASLESQLQDTQELLQEETRQKLNLSSRIRQLEEEKNNLQEQQEEEEEARKNLEKQMFALQSQLAGAKKKVNDDLGTIEGLEENKKKLLKDAESLSQRLEEKAMAYDKLEKTKNRPQQELDDLMVDLGHQRQIVSNLEKKQKKFDQMLAEEKNISARYAEERDRAEAEAREKETKALSLARALEEALEAKEEFERQNKQLRADMEDLMSSKDDVGKNVHELEKSKRTLEQQVEEMRTQLEELEDELQATEDAKLHLEVNMQAMKAQFERDLQARDEQNEEKKRMLVKQVRELEAELEDERKQRALAVAAKKKMEMDMKDLEGQIEAANKARDEAIKQLRKLQAQMKDYQRELEEACASRDEIFAQSKESEKKLKGLEAEILQLQEEFVASERARRHAEQERDELADEIANSASGKSALLDEKRRLEAQIAQLEEELEEEQSNMELLNERFRKTTLQVDTLNSELAGERSAAQKSENARQQLERQNKELKAKLQELEGSMKSKFKATFSTLEAKIVQLEEQLEQEAKERAAANKLVRLTEKKLKEVFMQVEDERRHADQYKEPMEKANARMKQLKRQLEEAEEEATRANASRRKLQRELDDATEANEGLSREVSTLKNRLRRGGPITFSSSRSGRRQLHIEGASLELSDNDAESKGSDVNEAQPAPAE is encoded by the exons cccccctttctgtttgttggaggaccaaaattccaaatttctgaag aaaatgaagctgatggaggatcgaattgctgaatgtacttctcatctggctgaagaagaaaaggccaaaaacttggccaaactcaagaacaaacaggaaatgatgatcactgatttggaag agggcttaaaaaaggaggagaagacccgtcaagaattagaaaaagctaaaagaaaacttgatggtgaaacaacagacctacaggaccaaatagctgagctgcaagcccagattgaagaactgaagatccagctggccaagaaagaggaagaactgcaggctgctcttgctag aggtgatgaagaagcagttgagaaaaacaacgcactgaaagtgataagagagttgcaggctcaaattgcagaactgcaggaggatcttgaatctgagaaggcatctcgcaacaaggcggaaaagcagaaaagagatttaagtgaagagctggaggctttaaaaactgaagtagaagataccttggataccactgcagcacagcaagagctgag gacaaagctagagcaggaggtggctgaactgaagaaagcaattgaagaggaaaccaaaaaccatgaagcacagatccaggaaatcaggcagaggcatgctactgccctggaagagctctctgaacaactggaagaggccaaaagg ttcaaagcaaatcttgaacaaaacaagcaaggcctagagtccaacaacaaggagttggcctgtgaagtgaaggtactgcagcaggtcaaggcagagtctgaacataagaggaagaagctcgatgctcaggtgcaagagctaactgctagggtcacagaaggagaaagagtgagggtggagctggcggagaaagctaacaagctgcag aacgagttggataatgtctcaagtctcctggaggaagcagagaagaaaggcattaagtttgccaaggatgcggctagtttggaatctcagcttcaggatacacag gagctgcttcaggaagaaacccgccagaaactcaacctgagcagtaggattaggcagctggaagaggagaagaacaacctgcaagagcagcaggaagaggaagaggaggccagaaagaatttggagaaacagatgtttgccttacaatcacag ttggctggtgctaagaaaaaggtaaatgatgacttgggaaccattgaaggcttggaggaaaacaaaaagaaattactgaaggacgcggagtccttaagccaacgcctagaggagaaggcaatggcttatgacaaactggaaaagacaaagaatcgcccgcagcaagagctggatgacttgatggtagacctaggtcatcagcgccagattgtttctaacctggagaaaaagcagaagaagtttgatcag atgctggcagaagaaaagaacatttctgccagatatgcagaggaaagagatcgtgctgaagcagaggcaagggagaaggaaaccaaagcactgtctctggctcgggctttggaagaagccctggaagctaaggaagagtttgaaagacagaacaaacagttgcgggcagatatggaagacttaatgagctcgaaagatgatgtgggcaaaaac gtccatgaactggagaaatcaaaaagaactttagagcaacaggttgaagagatgaggactcagcttgaggaactggaagatgaactgcaggccacagaagatgctaaacttcatttggaggtgaacatgcaagctatgaaagcccagtttgagagagatctgcaagccagagatgaacagaatgaagagaaaaagaggatgctggttaaacaa gtgcgagagctggaggcagaactggaagatgagcgcaaacagagggctcttgctgtggcagccaagaagaaaatggagatggatatgaaagacctggaaggtcagatagaagctgcaaacaaggctcgagatgaagcaatcaaacagctccgtaagctccag gctcaaatgaaagactaccagcgggagctagaagaagcctgtgcatccagagatgagatctttgcacagtccaaagaaagtgaaaagaagctcaaaggtcttgaagcagaaatactccagctccaagag gagtttgttgcgtctgaaagagctcgtcgtcatgctgagcaagaaagggatgagttggctgatgagattgcaaacagtgcttcgggaaa gtcagcgctgctggatgagaagcgccggctggaagctcagattgcacaattggaggaagagctcgaggaagagcagagcaacatggagcttctcaatgagcggttccgaaagaccacgttgcag gttgacacgctgaattctgagctagctggggagcggagtgctgcccagaagagtgaaaatgcacggcagcagctagaaaggcagaacaaagagctgaaagccaagttgcaggaactggagggatctatgaagtcgaagttcaaggcaacattttctactctagaagccaagattgtgcagctagaagaacagcttgagcaggaagccaa ggaaagagcagctgctaacaaactggtccgtcttacggagaagaaattgaaggaagtcttcatgcaggtggaggatgagcgtcgacatgcagaccagtataaggagccg atggaaaaggcaaatgccagaatgaagcagctcaaacgccagctggaggaggctgaagaggaagccacacgtgcaaatgcttcccgacgtaaacttcagcgtgagctggacgatgccacagaggctaacgagggcctgagccgggaggtcagcaccctgaagaacaggctaag gagggggggccccatcaccttctcttcgagccgatccgggagacgccagctgcacatcgaaggggcctcgctggagctctcggacaaTGACGCAGAGAGCAAAGGCAgtgacgtgaacgaagcgcagcctgCGCctgccgagtag